The Mercurialis annua linkage group LG8, ddMerAnnu1.2, whole genome shotgun sequence genome window below encodes:
- the LOC126661195 gene encoding extensin-2-like: protein MAITNFLFSSSILLFALLAIASASDYGYVVPKPDNSYSSAPKPDIVKPDNYYAPKPKPDIVKPENVYSPEPKPAYVKPEKIYNSEPKPAYVKPEKVYNPEPKPAYVKPENVYNPEPKLDYVKPEKIYNSEPKPTYVKPENVYSPEPKPDYVKPDNVYNPAPKPDIVKPEKVYTPEPKPAYVKPESVYTPEPKPAYVKPENVYTPEPKPAYVKPENVYSPESKPADVKPENVYSPESKPADVKPKNVYNVEAKPTDVTPENVYTPEPKPAYVKPENVYSPESKPTDVKPKKVYSPEAKYPDVKPEIVYTPEPKPTYVKPENVYSPESKPADVKPKNVYSPEAKPTDIKPENVYAPEPKPTYVKPENVYTPEPKPAYVKPENVYNPEPKPNAEPKLDYSYIPKSELDVVKRDVTISKPKPEYVNPNEEYSPKSESDIKKPDVTNTKPDSDYVKSDEKYSPKSEVEPDTVYPKSKPEEYNPIPKSDTKNPDTTYSDNPTSEYEKPVESLKPKSYTSESTYPKSKPEDVKSEEYGPDEYGPEEKSESVKPDVQYPESKPKTVKPEEDSPEEKSESVKPDTEYSEEKPEIGKLNYGDLPKPDLKKPDYGYSPKLENPLQIGIEGLVMCKSGSTYLPIAGAIARITCSVIDESGYKTTPFSCMTDPTDAKGYFFKGLYNNLKLEDCTVKLEKSPLKYCNIATDVNKGISGALLSSYRILSEKKMKLYYVGPFFYTSETKPTPATGY from the exons ATGGCGATCACAAATTTCTTGTTTTCGTCCTCTATCCTCCTTTTCGCATTGCTAGCTATTGCTTCGGCTAGCGATTATGGCTATGTCGTCCCCAAGCCGGACAATAGTTATAGCTCCGCTCCCAAACCAGACATTGTCAAACCCGACAACTATTATGCCCCTAAACCAAAACCTGATATTGTCAAACCCGAAAATGTTTACAGTCCAGAACCAAAACCTGCTTATGTCAAACCcgaaaaaatatacaattctGAGCCAAAACCTGCTTATGTCAAACCCGAAAAAGTCTACAATCCTGAACCAAAACCTGCTTATGTCAAACCCGAAAATGTTTACAATCCAGAACCAAAACTTGATTATGTCAAACCcgaaaaaatatacaattctGAACCAAAACCTACTTATGTCAAACCCGAAAATGTTTACAGTCCTGAGCCAAAACCTGATTATGTCAAGCCTGATAATGTCTACAATCCTGCACCAAAACCCGATATTGTCAAACCCGAAAAGGTCTATACCCCCGAACCAAAACCTGCTTATGTCAAACCCGAAAGTGTCTACACTCCCGAACCAAAACCTGCTTATGTCAAACCTGAAAATGTCTACACTCCCGAACCAAAACCTGCTTATGTCAAACCTGAAAATGTCTACAGTCCTGAATCAAAACCTGCTGATGTCAAACCCGAAAATGTCTACAGTCCTGAATCAAAACCTGCTGATGTCAAACCCAAAAATGTCTACAATGTTGAAGCAAAACCTACTGACGTTACACCTGAAAATGTTTACACTCCCGAACCCAAACCTGCTTATGTCAAACCTGAAAATGTTTATAGTCCTGAATCAAAACCTACTGATGTTAAACCCAAAAAAGTCTACAGTCCTGAAGCAAAATATCCTGATGTTAAACCTGAAATTGTCTACACTCCCGAACCAAAACCTACTTATGTCAAACCTGAAAATGTCTATAGTCCTGAATCAAAACCTGCCGATGTCAAACCCAAAAATGTTTACAGTCCTGAAGCAAAACCCACTGACATTAAACCTGAAAATGTCTACGCTCCCGAACCTAAACCTACTTATGTCAAACCTGAAAATGTCTATACTCCTGAACCAAAACCTGCTTATGTCAAACCCGAAAATGTTTACAATCCTGAACCAAAACCTAATGCAGAGCCTAAACTAGACTATAGCTATATCCCAAAATCTGAATTAGATGTTGTTAAACGTGATGTTACTATTTCTAAACCAAAGCCAGAATATGTCAATCCCAATGAAGAGTATAGCCCAAAGTCTGAATCAGACATTAAAAAACCTGATGTCACCAATACTAAACCCGACTCAGATTATGTCAAATCTGATGAAAAATATAGTCCAAAATCTGAAGTTGAACCTGATACTGTTTATCCCAAATCAAAACCAGAAGAATATAACCCAATACCAAAATCTGATACCAAAAACCCTGACACGACTTATTCTGATAACCCAACTTCAGAATATGAAAAACCTGTTGAAAGCCTGAAGCCTAAATCGTACACTTCTGAAAGCACCTATCCTAAATCAAAACCAGAAGATGTCAAATCTGAAGAATATGGTCCAGATGAATATGGTCCAGAAGAGAAATCAGAAAGCGTAAAACCCGATGTTCAATACCCTGAGTCAAAGCCAAAAACTGTTAAACCTGAAGAAGATAGTCCCGAAGAGAAATCGGAAAGCGTGAAACCCGATACCGAATATTCTGAAGAAAAACCTGAAATTGGAAAATTAAATTACGGTGATCTTCCAAAACCTGATCTTAAGAAACCCGACTATGGATACAGCCCAAAGTTGGAAAATCCTCTACAAATTGGCATTGAAGGTCTTGTTATGTGCAAATCGGGGTCTACTTATCTTCCTATAGCAG GTGCCATTGCAAGAATAACATGTTCAGTCATAGACGAGAGTGGGTACAAGACAACACCATTTTCATGCATGACCGATCCAACTGATGCAAAGGGTTATTTTTTCAAGGGACTGTATAATAATTTGAAGCTAGAAGACTGCACTGTCAAACTTGAAAAATCTCCATTAAAATATTGCAATATTGCTACAGATGTCAATAAGGGAATTTCTGGTGCTCTTCTTTCTTCTTACCGCATTCTTTCAGagaagaaaatgaaattatattatGTTGGTCCTTTCTTCTACACCTCTGAAACTAAACCAACCCCTGCTACTGGttattag